The sequence GACAATACGGCGGGCATTGCCAAGAATTTTTTGGCAGAAGACATGGAAGCTCTTGGCCGCCAGAAGGTCAGTTTTACGCAGGCAACGCTTGATGCCGCGCTGCTGGAAAAGCTGGCTGCGGAGTACGACGCCGTGCTGGTGGACGCCGATGCCCTGCAGCAGCTTGCACCCGACCTTGTACCAGACGAAGCGCAGGTGGATGCGGAAACCCTGCTCTGGCGGGACAATATCTGCTGCGCTGGCTGGCGCAGCAGCACCCCCACAGGCCACACTTTCGCCTCACCTTCGCGTCAGGCGGGGCAGGGGCGGCATGCGGCGCAGACCATGGAGCGTGTGACCAGCGGCGTTTCACTCACAGCCGCGCGGGACAAATTTCAGGGGCCGCTGCACACCGATGTGACGGGCATAAGCCCAGTGCCGCGTGTGGAACCTGCCGCACAGGCAGCTTGCGGCGAGCCTCTCTATTCGGCGGAGGAATCCGCGCGCGAGGCGGAGCGTTGCCTGCAATGCCAGTGCATGATCTGCGTGCGCGAATGCGTGTACTTGCAGAAATACAAGGGCTATCCGCGCCTCTACGCGCGTCAGGTCAATAACAACGCGTCCATCGTCAAGGGGTTGCACACGGCCAATACCCTCATCAACGGCTGCGCCCTGTGCGGTCAGTGCGAGGAACTGTGCCCGGAGAATTTTTCCATGGCTGAACTGTGCCTCTCCGCACGGGAAGACATGGTGGAACGTGGCTTTATGCCGCCCACGGCCCACGAATTTGCACTTGAGGATATGGAAAGCGCCTCCGGGCCGGAATGCGCCCTTGTGCTGCCGCCCTTGTTGCCAGTCGCAGAATCCCAGAGCGCTGGCGCGAATCTGGATGCAAGCGAGCAGTGGCTGTTTTTTCCCGGCTGCCAGCTGGCTGCGGCGCGCGTGGAACAAACGGCGGCGCTTTATGATCTGCTGCGCGAAAAGCTTGGCAATGGTCTGAAATCCGGCGTGGGCATCATGCTTTCCTGCTGCGGCATCCCGGCGCGCTGGGCCGGAAGAACGGCCCTGTTCAGGGAACATACGGACAAACTGCGCAAGGCCTGGGAGGGTCTGGGCAAGCCGCGCATCATGGCGGCCTGTTCTTCCTGCCTTACGGCCTTGAGGGAAGCCCTGCCGGAAGCGCAGACCGTTTCCGTGTGGGAAGTGCTGGACGGCTTGCCGTTTGAGGCTCCTTCGGCAGGTAATTCCCTGCCCTCGGTGTTTTCCATTCAGGATCCCTGCACCGCCCGGCACGATGCGGCATGGCTTGCCGCTGTGCGCAGTCTGGCAGGCAAATGTGGGGCAAAAATTGAAGAACCGCGCCTTTCCGGCGCTTCCACAGCCTGTTGCGGTTACGGTGGCCTTGTGTGGTGCGCCCAGCCGGAAACCGCCCGCGCCATGAGCGATCACCGGGCCGCCCAGCTTGAGCACCCCGGCCTTGCCTCGTGTATCATGTGCCGTGACCGCATGGCGGCCAGCGGCAAGGAATGCTGGCATCTGCTTGATCTGCTGCTGCCAGCGTCGGCCAGGGCGCAGTCCGGCGCGGCTCAAGGCCCCGGTCTTTCGGCGCGCCGCGCCAACAGGGCTGCCTTGCGCCGCAAACTGCTGGAGAAATACGGCAGCGCCGTTGGACAGCAGACCCTGCTTGCAGACACGCCTGAGCAGGAGGGAAAGGGCAGGGTGCTGGTGACGGCGGAAGTGCTGGCGCGGCTGGAAGAGCGGCATATTCTGCTTTCAGACGTGGAAGGGGCCGTTGTGGGGGCTGAGACCAGCGGGCATTGGTTTGAAAATCTGGACGACGGGCATCGTCTTGGTTCGTGGCGGCCCAGAAAGGTGACTTTCTGGGTGGAATACGAAGCGCAGGGCGAGGCCTTTGTCCTGCACGATGCGTGGTGCCACCGTATGGTGGTGCCGGGTTCCGGCGGTCAGGAAGCTGCGGATGTCATCAACAGCCACCAGTGCTGCACCGATGGGCAGCGCCCCAACATGTTGGGTGCGCAAAATGGCGGGCAGAGAGGTGAACAGTCATGAGCATGGGGCCAAACTACGGGCCGGACGGCGGCCAGTGGGTGTGCGGGCGTTGCCACGTTGCCCTTGAGCAGGTGAAGGTTCCGGTTTTTTATCTCAACAGCGCCTTTGACGTGTTTTTGCCGCGCTGCCCCAAGTGCGGGCTGACGCAGGTGCCCAAGTCTCTGGCCGAAGGCAAGATGCTTGAGGTGGAAGCACTGCTGGAAGATAAATGAACGCACTGTGGGAAAGGCCGGACTTTCGCCGCGCAGCTGGTGACGCATGGCGTCCCGGTGGCGTGGAACTGACGCGCCGCGCCCTTGCGTGGTGCGCTTCTGGGGGCCTGCTTGCGCCCGGCGGGCTGGTTCTTGACCTTGGCAGCGGGGCAGGGGCGACATTACGCCTGCTTACGCAGATGGGCTACCGCGCCGTGGGGCTGGACAAATGCGCCGAAGCGGGCTTTCCCAGCGGTGGAAGCCCCTCAGTCAACGCGCCACATAGTGATGATTGTCGCATTGTGCGGGCCGACCTTGAGCGCCCGCCGCTGGCTGCGGATTCCTGCGACGGCATAGTGTGCGAGTGCGTTCTTTCCTTGTTGCGCAATCCCCTTGCGGCCTTGCGCGCCGCCTGCCGCGCCCTGCGCCCCGGCGGGGCGATGGTGATCAGCGACCTCATGCTGCGGCCAGGCTATGAACGCCCTGTTAGCTCTGGCTGCTCTGGTACAGGTCCTTCCCGCTCCGGTTGTTCCTGTTCCGGTCACGCAAGCGGATTGCAGTCAAGCTCGCCCCAATCCAGCCCGCTGAAATCAGAGACGGCTCAAGCCCTTCCGGTGGAATACACTGCGCCGGGTTCATCGTGCCTTGCGGGTGCGCGGCCTGAATCAGTGTGGCGCGGGCTTGTGGAAGCGGCGGGCCTGCACTTGCTGCACTATGAGGACAACAGCCGCGCTCTGGTGGAGCTGGCCGCCCGCATGATCTGGTACGGTGATGACGCAACCCGGCCCGCGGCGAATCACGGCAGCAATGGTTGCGCGTGCGGGGGCGCATCTCCCGACAAAGCTTGGCGAGCCTATGGATACGGTCTTTGGATTGCCCGAAAGGAGACGCTATGAATCCCATGATGATGGAATTGCTACCCCTGGTGCATCAGGGCTATTGTTGCAGCCAGTTACTGCTCCTGCTCATGTTGCAGGCTCAGGACAGGCAGAATCCCGGCGTGGTGCGCGCCGCGCAGGGGCTGTGCCATGGCATCGGTCAATCGGACGGCCCTTGCGGCCTTTTGACGGGAGGTGCCTGCGCCCTGGCTCTGGTTGCGGGTAAAGGAGCGGAAGATGAAATTCCGCATCCCATGCTCACGCCTCTGCTCAATGATTACGCCACATGGTTTTATGACCGCACGGAAGCTTACGGTGGTCAGCGTTGCGGGCAGATTGCGGCTGGGCTTGGCGCGACTTCCGGCGCTGCGGGCGAGCAGCCAAACCCTGTGGCCTGCGGCGACTTGCTGGCGGAATGCTGGGGAAAAATCATGGAACTGGTTCAGAGTTACGAGCTGGATCTGACGGAAAAGGCATGACCTTACGCCGCACTCAGAGTCTTTGCCCCGTGTGCCTACGCCGGGTAGAGGCCACTTACGAGCGATCGGTCAAGGATGCACTCACTGTCGTACTGCGCAAAACCTGCCCGGATCACGGCACGTTCAGTGTCCCCGTATGGCGGGAAGCCAAGCCCGGTGCAGTTGCCACGCCGCCCTTTGCAGCATGGTCGCGGCCCAAAAGCCCTTCCTACCCGGCCAATCCGCACACGCCCATCCGCGATGGCTGCCCCTTTGACTGCGGCCTTTGCCCTGCCCACGCACAGCATACCTGCACAGGCCTGTTTGAGGTGACCATGCGTTGCGACATGGCCTGCCCTGTGTGCTATGCATCTGCTGGTTCCATGTCGAATCAAAGTTTTGAAGAGGCGGGAGACGTGCCGCTGAGCGTGATTGCCGCGCAGATGGATACCCTCAAGGGCGCGTCCGGCCCCTGCAATGTGCAGATATCCGGCGGGGAACCGACAATGCGCCATGACCTGCCACAGATCATCACGCTTGCGCGGCAACGCGGCTTTGGGCTGGTGCAGATCAATACCAACGGGCTGCGCTTGTCGCGCGAGCAGGGTTATGCCCATGAACTGCGCGAGGCGGGGCTTGATTCCGTCTACCTGCAATGGGACGGCGTGCGCGAAAGCAGCTTTACAAGCCTGCGGGGTAGGGAATGCCTCGATTTCAAGCGCCGCGCCGTGCGCAACTGCGCAGAGGCCGGGCTTGGCGTGGTGCTGGTGGCAACCCTTGTGCGCGGCGTCAACGATGGTGAACTGGGCGATCTGCTGCGCATGGCGCTGGAACTTGGCCCCGCGGTGCGGGGTCTGCACATGCAACCAGCCGCCTTTTTTGGGCGCTACCCCTGGAGTTTGGAGGAAGCCCCGCGCCTGACCCTGCCCGAAGTGATGGGCGCGCTTGCCCGGCAGGCGCCGGAAATGGTCAGCCCCAGTCACCTGCACCCACCCGGATGTGAGAACGAGCTGTGTTCCTTCAGTGCAGTGTACCGGCGGGTGCAGAAAAACGGCGCACCTTCGCTGGAATGGCTGGCCGATGCGGGGCAGTCGTGTTGCTCTCCAGCACCGAGGGCCGCTGGCGCGGAAGTGCCTCCGCCCGCTGAGGACGGGGCGCGTAAGGCCAAGCAGTTTGTGGCCCTGCACTGGAAGGGCGACAGCGGCGGGGAATCTGCCTGCGCCTGTGGGGGCGCATCTGGCCCTGACTCTGGCAACGCAGGCAACAATGCCAGTGCGGACGGCTTCAGTCGGTTTCTGGCTCAGGCCGGGGCAGAGCAGCGCTTCACGCTTTCGGCCATGGCCTTTCAGGATGCCCTGAGCCTCGACCTTGACCGCGTGCGCGGCTGCTGCATCCATGTAGTGCGGCCTGACGGGCGCATGATTCCGTTCTGCCTGCACAACCTCACTGCCAGCGACGGCACGCGCCTGTATGGTGACGCCTAGTGACAGATGACGTAAATCATCCTTCCATAACAGGTTTCGGCTCCTGCCCGC comes from uncultured Desulfovibrio sp. and encodes:
- a CDS encoding pyridine nucleotide-disulfide oxidoreductase/dicluster-binding protein, which translates into the protein MMDQQRLHEIESHCTQESPPRCRVACPFDLDVRAFMARMAEGKQGEARKVLERHLPLPGIIARICDHPCENACLRQDLGGSLAMHGLELSCMLAVGAQSRMLPLPPKKYRMAVMGAGLAGLAAAWDLSRKAYPVTVFHSGAPGEFLLKAYPALAADNTAGIAKNFLAEDMEALGRQKVSFTQATLDAALLEKLAAEYDAVLVDADALQQLAPDLVPDEAQVDAETLLWRDNICCAGWRSSTPTGHTFASPSRQAGQGRHAAQTMERVTSGVSLTAARDKFQGPLHTDVTGISPVPRVEPAAQAACGEPLYSAEESAREAERCLQCQCMICVRECVYLQKYKGYPRLYARQVNNNASIVKGLHTANTLINGCALCGQCEELCPENFSMAELCLSAREDMVERGFMPPTAHEFALEDMESASGPECALVLPPLLPVAESQSAGANLDASEQWLFFPGCQLAAARVEQTAALYDLLREKLGNGLKSGVGIMLSCCGIPARWAGRTALFREHTDKLRKAWEGLGKPRIMAACSSCLTALREALPEAQTVSVWEVLDGLPFEAPSAGNSLPSVFSIQDPCTARHDAAWLAAVRSLAGKCGAKIEEPRLSGASTACCGYGGLVWCAQPETARAMSDHRAAQLEHPGLASCIMCRDRMAASGKECWHLLDLLLPASARAQSGAAQGPGLSARRANRAALRRKLLEKYGSAVGQQTLLADTPEQEGKGRVLVTAEVLARLEERHILLSDVEGAVVGAETSGHWFENLDDGHRLGSWRPRKVTFWVEYEAQGEAFVLHDAWCHRMVVPGSGGQEAADVINSHQCCTDGQRPNMLGAQNGGQRGEQS
- a CDS encoding DVU_1557 family redox protein, producing the protein MSMGPNYGPDGGQWVCGRCHVALEQVKVPVFYLNSAFDVFLPRCPKCGLTQVPKSLAEGKMLEVEALLEDK
- the trsM gene encoding DVU_1556 family methyltransferase; the protein is MNALWERPDFRRAAGDAWRPGGVELTRRALAWCASGGLLAPGGLVLDLGSGAGATLRLLTQMGYRAVGLDKCAEAGFPSGGSPSVNAPHSDDCRIVRADLERPPLAADSCDGIVCECVLSLLRNPLAALRAACRALRPGGAMVISDLMLRPGYERPVSSGCSGTGPSRSGCSCSGHASGLQSSSPQSSPLKSETAQALPVEYTAPGSSCLAGARPESVWRGLVEAAGLHLLHYEDNSRALVELAARMIWYGDDATRPAANHGSNGCACGGASPDKAWRAYGYGLWIARKETL
- a CDS encoding DVU_1555 family C-GCAxxG-C-C protein; amino-acid sequence: MNPMMMELLPLVHQGYCCSQLLLLLMLQAQDRQNPGVVRAAQGLCHGIGQSDGPCGLLTGGACALALVAGKGAEDEIPHPMLTPLLNDYATWFYDRTEAYGGQRCGQIAAGLGATSGAAGEQPNPVACGDLLAECWGKIMELVQSYELDLTEKA
- the trsS gene encoding radical SAM (seleno)protein TrsS, with amino-acid sequence MTLRRTQSLCPVCLRRVEATYERSVKDALTVVLRKTCPDHGTFSVPVWREAKPGAVATPPFAAWSRPKSPSYPANPHTPIRDGCPFDCGLCPAHAQHTCTGLFEVTMRCDMACPVCYASAGSMSNQSFEEAGDVPLSVIAAQMDTLKGASGPCNVQISGGEPTMRHDLPQIITLARQRGFGLVQINTNGLRLSREQGYAHELREAGLDSVYLQWDGVRESSFTSLRGRECLDFKRRAVRNCAEAGLGVVLVATLVRGVNDGELGDLLRMALELGPAVRGLHMQPAAFFGRYPWSLEEAPRLTLPEVMGALARQAPEMVSPSHLHPPGCENELCSFSAVYRRVQKNGAPSLEWLADAGQSCCSPAPRAAGAEVPPPAEDGARKAKQFVALHWKGDSGGESACACGGASGPDSGNAGNNASADGFSRFLAQAGAEQRFTLSAMAFQDALSLDLDRVRGCCIHVVRPDGRMIPFCLHNLTASDGTRLYGDA